One part of the Truepera radiovictrix DSM 17093 genome encodes these proteins:
- a CDS encoding alpha-amylase family glycosyl hydrolase, translating into MSTSSNTPSSTSADAPMVEFTLFAPYNEEAALIAEFTDWEPLAMTRGEDGVFRVQVPLADGTYRYKFRVRSKSWFFEEGAWVDVVDPYATAIDHEGGENGVVRVRGGERYVDDYAWQHDEAHLPPDHALAIYELHVADFSGGEDDAHERGDFRHVEEKLDYLQELGVNALELMPVQAYPGDHSWGYNPRHFFAVHPGYGTSEDLKRLVDACHGRGMRVILDMVLNHSESESPLTQIDHDYWYHHEPTDPNNTWGPEFNYEKYDESLGTFPARKFAGDLVRFWVEEYHIDGIRFDAAKHIASHDFMTWVVGEAKRAAGVKPFYTIAEHIPEVPEIVGQEGPMDGCWHNGFYHGITAHLKGERFDLDELKGLLDGRRKGFTGPTALVNYIASHDHGHLMAVLAEAGIHDAEAFRRAKLGAALTFTALGVPMLWMGSEFGEYKKKQLEEAKIDWPLLANEANRGLFAYHQGLVALRKEQGALQTENLEFIHENDEARVLAFKRWDEGGSQVVVVANLSDQHHASYCVPGLGSGTWHEWTKDYDTDVAGELTLELGPWEAQVFVKR; encoded by the coding sequence ATGAGCACGTCCTCGAATACGCCCTCAAGCACGTCTGCCGACGCCCCCATGGTGGAATTCACCCTGTTCGCCCCTTACAACGAAGAGGCGGCCCTCATCGCCGAGTTCACGGACTGGGAACCGCTCGCGATGACGCGGGGTGAAGATGGGGTCTTTCGCGTGCAGGTGCCGCTAGCAGATGGCACCTACCGCTACAAGTTCCGCGTCCGCTCGAAGAGCTGGTTTTTCGAAGAGGGCGCGTGGGTGGACGTCGTCGACCCCTACGCGACGGCCATCGACCACGAGGGTGGCGAAAACGGTGTGGTGCGCGTTCGCGGGGGGGAGCGCTACGTCGACGACTACGCGTGGCAGCACGACGAGGCGCACCTGCCGCCGGACCACGCGCTCGCCATCTATGAGCTGCACGTCGCCGACTTCTCAGGGGGTGAAGACGACGCGCACGAACGCGGCGACTTTAGGCACGTCGAGGAGAAGCTCGACTATTTGCAAGAGCTCGGCGTAAACGCGCTCGAGCTGATGCCCGTGCAGGCCTACCCCGGCGACCACTCGTGGGGTTACAACCCGCGCCACTTCTTCGCCGTCCATCCCGGTTACGGCACCTCGGAGGACCTTAAGCGCCTCGTGGACGCCTGTCACGGGCGCGGTATGCGCGTGATTTTAGACATGGTCCTCAACCACTCGGAGTCCGAGAGCCCCCTGACGCAGATCGACCACGACTACTGGTACCACCACGAACCGACCGACCCCAACAACACCTGGGGACCCGAGTTCAACTACGAAAAGTACGACGAGTCCCTGGGCACCTTCCCGGCGCGCAAGTTCGCGGGCGACCTGGTACGCTTCTGGGTCGAGGAGTATCACATCGACGGCATCCGCTTCGACGCCGCTAAGCACATCGCTTCGCACGACTTTATGACGTGGGTGGTGGGTGAAGCGAAGCGCGCGGCGGGTGTTAAACCCTTCTACACCATCGCCGAGCACATCCCCGAGGTTCCGGAGATCGTCGGCCAAGAGGGGCCGATGGACGGGTGTTGGCACAACGGCTTCTATCACGGGATTACGGCCCACCTCAAAGGCGAGCGCTTCGACCTAGACGAGCTCAAAGGGCTGCTGGACGGTCGGCGTAAGGGTTTCACGGGGCCGACGGCTTTGGTCAACTACATCGCCTCGCACGACCACGGGCACCTGATGGCGGTGCTCGCCGAGGCGGGAATTCACGACGCCGAGGCCTTTCGGCGGGCGAAGCTGGGGGCCGCGTTGACCTTTACCGCGCTCGGCGTCCCGATGCTCTGGATGGGGAGCGAGTTCGGTGAGTACAAAAAGAAGCAGCTCGAGGAGGCCAAGATCGACTGGCCGCTGCTGGCCAACGAGGCCAACAGGGGGCTATTTGCGTATCACCAAGGGCTGGTAGCCTTGCGTAAAGAGCAGGGGGCGCTGCAGACCGAGAACCTCGAGTTCATTCACGAAAACGACGAGGCGCGCGTGCTCGCCTTTAAACGTTGGGACGAGGGCGGCTCGCAGGTCGTCGTGGTCGCCAACCTCTCGGACCAGCATCACGCATCGTACTGCGTACCGGGGCTTGGCAGCGGCACCTGGCACGAGTGGACCAAAGACTACGACACGGACGTCGCGGGGGAGCTGACGCTCGAGCTCGGGCCGTGGGAGGCGCAGGTGTTCGTCAAGCGCTAG
- a CDS encoding MFS transporter: protein MSPRTFLIALAFLAFVSLGLPDGLLGVAWPSIRDTFGLPLDALGALLVSGTAGYLTSSFLAGRILRFIGVGTLLALSTAAAATALLGYALTPVWPLMVVLAFLAGLGGGAVDAGLNAYGAAHFSGRTLNWLHAFFGVGTTLGPLIVAGVLNAGLVWRWGYAIVGCAQLLLAATFALTRKRWETSGSVQAPPPASPARTRETLRRGATWLGMAVFFVYTGVEMVAGQWSYSVLTLARGVSEGAAGVAVSLYWGSLMVGRVLFGFVADRVPLVPTLRACMLGAAVGGLLFWLNLGLAASLAGLMLVGLSVAPIFASLVAMTPARIGRAHADSAIGFQIAAAGLGGAALPGLVGLIAGRAGLEVVGAALVVAATLLLALFEVMTWDTRRRLGGVARSE from the coding sequence ATGTCGCCCCGCACATTTCTCATCGCGCTCGCTTTTCTCGCCTTTGTCAGCTTGGGTCTCCCCGACGGGCTCCTCGGGGTCGCGTGGCCCTCCATCCGCGACACCTTCGGACTGCCCCTCGACGCCTTGGGTGCGCTGCTCGTGAGCGGCACCGCTGGGTACCTGACCTCGAGCTTTCTCGCGGGCCGCATCCTGCGCTTTATCGGCGTCGGTACGCTGCTCGCGCTCTCGACCGCCGCCGCCGCGACCGCGCTCCTCGGCTACGCGCTCACGCCGGTGTGGCCTTTAATGGTCGTGCTCGCCTTTTTGGCGGGGTTAGGCGGCGGGGCGGTCGACGCTGGGCTCAACGCGTACGGGGCAGCGCACTTTAGCGGGCGCACGCTCAACTGGCTCCACGCCTTTTTCGGCGTCGGCACCACCTTGGGACCGCTCATCGTCGCGGGGGTACTCAACGCGGGGCTCGTGTGGCGCTGGGGCTACGCCATCGTGGGGTGTGCGCAGCTCCTCTTGGCGGCGACCTTCGCGCTCACCCGTAAGCGCTGGGAGACAAGCGGCAGCGTACAGGCTCCCCCCCCTGCGTCGCCCGCTCGCACGCGCGAGACGCTCCGGCGCGGCGCGACCTGGCTCGGGATGGCCGTCTTTTTCGTCTACACGGGGGTCGAGATGGTCGCGGGGCAGTGGAGCTACAGCGTCCTGACGCTCGCTAGAGGCGTCTCCGAAGGCGCCGCCGGCGTCGCCGTGAGCCTCTACTGGGGGAGCCTGATGGTCGGGCGCGTGCTCTTCGGGTTTGTCGCCGACCGGGTCCCTCTGGTGCCGACCCTGCGCGCGTGCATGCTCGGGGCGGCCGTCGGCGGCCTTCTCTTCTGGCTCAACTTAGGGCTCGCCGCGTCGCTCGCGGGCCTCATGCTCGTCGGCCTCTCGGTCGCGCCGATTTTCGCCTCGCTCGTCGCCATGACCCCCGCGCGTATCGGCAGGGCGCACGCGGACAGCGCCATCGGCTTTCAGATCGCCGCGGCGGGGCTCGGGGGGGCGGCTCTGCCGGGGCTCGTGGGGCTCATCGCGGGGCGCGCCGGGCTCGAGGTCGTCGGCGCGGCGCTCGTCGTCGCCGCGACTTTACTGCTGGCGCTCTTTGAGGTCATGACCTGGGACACGCGGCGGCGGCTTGGTGGGGTGGCGCGTAGCGAGTGA
- a CDS encoding alpha/beta hydrolase has protein sequence MTLPTPPSPTPAPQHCGARVFKQTFTGSLGERALYIYLPPDYFEPHAADTRYPILYLHDGQNCFETFSEDAFSGSWRADETAERLIHEGQMRPAILVGVSNGGAARLAEYLPPYSRFATAPSRRYRHRLRRRRRVAYLWGQAHRTFAFYEEVHAYMCEHFRVRGGREHVATCGSSMGGLFSAYIAFEHPAFARHHAILSASFWVTETAAGELEMLTRLREAPVHDLRVWLDSGEGEGDSDDNKWVTLAARQALLDAGYTEGQEFVYHLAEGATHSEAAWAARLPQVLSYLFPPEPAPCDAAEGDAATVLVGDAP, from the coding sequence ATGACGCTCCCCACCCCGCCCTCCCCTACACCGGCACCTCAGCACTGCGGGGCTCGAGTCTTTAAGCAAACCTTTACGGGCAGCCTCGGCGAACGCGCGCTCTACATCTACCTCCCGCCGGACTACTTCGAGCCGCACGCAGCTGACACCCGCTACCCCATCCTCTACCTCCACGACGGTCAGAACTGCTTTGAAACCTTCTCGGAGGACGCCTTTAGCGGTTCGTGGCGGGCCGATGAGACCGCCGAACGGCTGATCCACGAGGGCCAGATGCGACCCGCCATCCTCGTCGGCGTCAGCAACGGGGGGGCCGCGCGCCTCGCGGAGTACCTGCCCCCTTACAGCCGCTTCGCCACGGCGCCCTCGAGGCGCTACCGCCACCGGCTCCGGCGGCGGCGGCGTGTGGCCTACCTCTGGGGGCAAGCGCACCGGACCTTCGCCTTCTACGAGGAGGTGCACGCGTACATGTGCGAGCACTTCCGCGTCCGGGGGGGCCGCGAGCACGTCGCCACGTGTGGTTCGTCGATGGGGGGGCTTTTCTCGGCCTACATCGCCTTTGAACACCCCGCGTTCGCACGGCACCACGCCATCTTGTCGGCGTCGTTCTGGGTCACGGAGACCGCTGCGGGGGAACTCGAGATGCTCACGCGGCTCCGCGAAGCGCCCGTACACGACCTGCGCGTGTGGCTCGATTCGGGCGAGGGCGAGGGCGACTCGGACGACAACAAGTGGGTCACCTTGGCGGCGCGCCAAGCCCTCCTGGACGCGGGTTACACCGAGGGCCAGGAGTTCGTCTACCACCTCGCCGAGGGCGCCACCCATAGCGAAGCGGCGTGGGCGGCGCGGCTGCCGCAGGTGCTCTCGTACCTCTTCCCGCCGGAGCCCGCCCCCTGCGACGCAGCCGAGGGGGACGCGGCAACGGTTCTCGTCGGGGACGCTCCGTGA
- a CDS encoding esterase family protein — MRRRYEKLYNPAIGRDVQVLAFGHYGAPLIAFPSGGGQFYDFEDNGMIGAVAHLIEAGKLKVYCPESLDHETWLAHKDPHERALRHRAYEDFILHTLVPAIRYDCEDATLSVALTGCSLGAFHAANFALKHPHVFPYALCLSGRYNAESFTGPTASQEVYFNNPVAYVRNFGGAHLEFVRRHAHLVLVCGQGAWEDKCLADTHLLADLLREKGVSHERDIWGHDVDHHWYWWRQQLAHHLGRALG, encoded by the coding sequence GTGAGGCGCCGCTACGAAAAGCTCTACAACCCCGCCATCGGGCGCGACGTGCAGGTGCTCGCCTTCGGCCACTACGGTGCCCCGTTGATCGCTTTCCCCTCGGGCGGCGGGCAGTTTTACGACTTTGAAGACAACGGGATGATCGGCGCCGTCGCGCACCTCATTGAGGCGGGCAAACTCAAGGTCTACTGCCCGGAGAGCCTGGACCACGAGACGTGGCTCGCGCACAAAGACCCCCACGAGCGGGCGCTGCGCCACCGCGCCTACGAGGACTTCATCCTGCACACCCTGGTGCCCGCCATCCGCTACGACTGCGAGGACGCCACCCTGAGCGTCGCCCTCACGGGCTGCTCGTTGGGCGCCTTTCACGCGGCCAACTTCGCCCTGAAGCACCCGCACGTCTTTCCTTACGCGCTGTGTCTCAGCGGGCGCTACAACGCCGAGTCGTTTACCGGTCCGACAGCGTCCCAGGAGGTCTACTTCAACAACCCGGTCGCGTACGTGCGCAACTTCGGGGGGGCACACCTCGAGTTCGTCCGCCGCCACGCGCACCTCGTGTTGGTCTGTGGCCAGGGCGCCTGGGAGGACAAGTGCCTCGCCGACACCCACCTGTTGGCCGACCTGCTGCGGGAAAAAGGCGTGTCCCACGAGCGCGACATCTGGGGGCACGACGTCGACCATCACTGGTACTGGTGGCGGCAGCAGCTCGCGCACCACTTAGGCCGCGCGCTCGGTTAG